In Misgurnus anguillicaudatus chromosome 5, ASM2758022v2, whole genome shotgun sequence, a genomic segment contains:
- the tmco1 gene encoding calcium load-activated calcium channel, giving the protein MSTMFADTILIVFISICTALLAEGITWVLVYRTDKYKRLKAEVEKQSKKLEKKKETITESAGRQQKKKIERQEEKLKNNNRDLSMVRMKSMFAIGFCFTALMGMFNSIFDGRVVAKLPFVPLSYIQGLSHRNLLGEDYTDCSFIFLYILCTMSIRQNIQKMLGLAPSRAATKQAGGFLGPPPQAAKFS; this is encoded by the exons ATGAGCACGATGTTTGCAGATACAATTCTGATTGTGTTTATATCTATTTGTACAGCATTATTAGCGGAAG gaaTAACATGGGTTCTGGTGTACCGTACAGATAAGTACAAAAGATTAAAGGCCGAGGTTGAAAAGCAAAGTAAAAAAC TGGAGAAAAAGAAGGAGACAATTACAGAATCAGCAGGGCGTCAGCAGAAGAAAAAAATTG AGAGACAAGAAGAGAAACTCAAGAACAATAACAGAGACCTGTCTATG GTACGGATGAAGTCCATGTTTGCCATTGGCTTTTGCTTCACAGCGTTGATGGGCATGTTTA ATTCCATCTTCGATGGTCGTGTTGTGGCCAAACTTCCTTTCGTCCCTTTGTCTTACATCCAAGGCCTCTCGCACCGTAATCTCCTTGGTGAAGATTACACTGACTGTTCTTTCATCTTCCTCTACATCTTGTGCACCATGTCAATTAGACAG AATATCCAGAAGATGCTGGGTCTTGCTCCCTCACGTGCCGCCACTAAACAAGCTGGTGGATTTTTAGGACCTCCTCCACAAGCTGCCAAGTTTTCGTGA